The following coding sequences are from one Arachis hypogaea cultivar Tifrunner chromosome 7, arahy.Tifrunner.gnm2.J5K5, whole genome shotgun sequence window:
- the LOC112703027 gene encoding uncharacterized protein: MELIASSSTFCPVATPPLTSSLPPRSSSSTASFPFPPPPLRGCACRAILSTHTTQKEKNGMLGARSYDLDQLSGLTALSPLDGRYWGKVKELTPFMSEYGLIYYRVLVEIKWLLKLSQIPEIVEVPSFSEDAKSYLQGVIDGFSVSDALEIKNIEKVTNHDVKAVEYFLKQKCQSNAEVAKVLEFFHFACTSEDINNLAHGLMLKEAMGSVMFPIMDKIIKSFCNMAKDNAQVPMLSRTHGQPASPTTLGKEMAIFAVRLSRERKELSQVECLGKFAGAVGNYNAHVVAYPDVNWPQIAEEFVKSLGLSFNPYVPQIETHDYMAKLFHSLIQFNNILIDFDRDVWGYISLGYFKQITKAGEIGSSTMPHKVNPIDFENSEGNLGVANGGLSHLSMKLPISRWQRDLTDSTVLRNMGVGIGHSLLAYKSTLQGIGKLQVNEARLSEDLKQCWEVLAEPIQTVMRRYGVPEPYEKLKELTRGRAVTKESIRDFIEGLDIPEAAKTNLLKLTPDTYIGAAVELARTVEQAADLL, encoded by the exons ATGgagttaattgcttcttcttccacATTCTGCCCCGTCGCAACTCCCCCTCTAACTTCCTCACTCCCacctcgttcttcttcttctactgctTCCTTCCcctttcctcctcctcctctcagAGGCTGCGCTTGCAGAGCCATACTCAGCACCCACACCACCCAGAAGGAGAAGAACGGCATGCTCGGAGCTCGTTCCTATGATTTGGACCAACTTTCTGGTTTGACTGCTTTGTCCCCATTGGATGGCCGCTATTGGGGGAAAGTTAAGGAATTGACTCCTTTTATGAGTGAATATGGCCTCATCTACTATAGGGTTCTTGTTGAG ATAAAATGGTTGTTGAAGCTGTCTCAGATTCCTGAAATTGTTGAGGTTCCGAGTTTCAGTGAAGATGCCAAGTCTTATTTACAAGGCGTGATTGATGGCTTTAGCGTGAGTGATGCCTTAGAGATAAAGAATATTGAGAAGGTGACTAATCACGATGTTAAGGCAGTGGAGTACTTCTTGAAACAAAAATGCCAATCAAATGCTGAAGTGGCTAAG GTGCTTGAATTTTTTCACTTTGCTTGCACGTCCGAGGATATAAATAACCTCGCCCATGGGTTGATGCTGAAAGAAGCAATGGGATCTGTTATGTTTCCTATCatggataaaataattaaatccttCTGTAACATGGCTAAAGATAATGCTCAAGTCCCAATGCTTTCTCGCACTCATGGACAG CCAGCTTCACCAACAACGTTGGGAAAGGAAATGGCTATATTTGCTGTGAGATTAAGCAGAGAAAGGAAGGAATTATCTCAGGTTGAGTGTTTGGGGAAATTTGCTGGTGCGGTTGGAAATTACAATGCACATGTTGTTGCATATCCTGATGTTAACTGGCCTCAAATTGCAGAAGAGTTTGTAAAATCTCTTGGATTAAGTTTTAATCCTTATGTTCCTCAG ATTGAAACTCATGACTACATGGCGAAGTTATTTCATTCGCTCATCCAGTTCAACAATATATTAATTGATTTTGATAGAGACGTATGGGGCTATATATCCTTGGGTTATTTTAAGCAG ATCACAAAGGCTGGGGAGATTGGGTCGTCAACTATGCCTCACAAAGTGAATcctattgattttgaaaatagtgAAGGTAATCTAGGTGTTGCTAATGGAGGCCTGTCTCATCTAAGCATGAAATTGCCAATTTCACGATGGCAG agGGACTTGACTGATTCAACTGTCTTACGAAACATGGGTGTAGGAATTGGTCATTCCCTTCTTGCTTACAAAAGCACACTTCAAGGAATAGGAAAGCTTCAG GTTAACGAAGCTCGCTTGAGTGAAGACTTGAAACAATGCTGGGAGGTGCTAGCTGAACCGATACAAACT GTTATGCGAAGATATGGTGTTCCGGAGCCTTATGAGAAGTTAAAAGAGCTTACAAGAGGGAGAGCGGTTACAAAAGAGAGCATAAGAGACTTCATTGAAGGCTTAGATATTCCGGAAGCTGCAAAGACGAATCTGTTAAAGTTGACACCGGATACATACATTGGAGCAGCAGTAGAATTGGCGAGGACTGTGGAACAGGCAGCGGATTTGTTATGA